A window of the Dongshaea marina genome harbors these coding sequences:
- the trkA gene encoding Trk system potassium transporter TrkA, whose translation MKITILGAGQVGGTLAEHLVNANNDITLVDTDMDRLRELLNRYDLRVVCGHAANPEVLRDAGARDADMLVAVTNSDDTNMVACQIAQTLFHTPKKISRIRSESILKEQEQLFRSDAIPIDHVIAPEQLVTDHIRRLIEYPGALQIAHFAEGKASLVAVRAYYGGSLIGRPIAALREHLPNIDTRIVALFRQGRPISPRGTTVVEADDEIYFVCSTSHIRAVISEFQRLERGYRQIMIVGGGHIGANLAHLLESRYTVKLIEQDPDRSELLSEQLQSSTILCGDAADQSLLSEEHIEQVDMFIAVTNQDEANIMSSMLAKKNGVRRAIALIQNQAYLQLVQDDVIDITISPQQATISELLSHVRRADIDAVFSLRNGTAEAFEAVAHGDSNTSKVVGRAIGKIKLPHGATIGAVIRHKKVLIAHDDIIIEPEDRLLLFLIDSGCIAEVEQLFQPSALYI comes from the coding sequence ATGAAGATCACCATTCTCGGAGCCGGACAGGTCGGGGGCACCCTCGCAGAACACCTGGTGAACGCCAACAACGATATCACCCTGGTGGATACAGATATGGATCGCCTGCGGGAGCTTCTTAACCGTTATGATCTGAGAGTGGTGTGTGGCCATGCGGCAAACCCGGAAGTCCTGAGGGATGCAGGGGCCCGGGATGCGGATATGCTGGTTGCGGTCACCAATAGTGACGATACCAACATGGTGGCCTGCCAGATTGCCCAGACCCTGTTCCACACCCCGAAGAAGATCTCACGCATTCGCTCCGAGTCTATTCTCAAGGAGCAGGAGCAGCTGTTTCGCTCCGATGCGATTCCCATCGATCATGTCATAGCTCCTGAGCAGCTGGTGACGGACCATATCCGGCGCCTGATTGAATACCCGGGCGCCCTGCAGATCGCTCATTTTGCCGAAGGAAAAGCCAGCCTGGTGGCGGTTCGGGCTTACTACGGGGGGAGTCTTATTGGCCGACCGATTGCCGCCCTGCGCGAACACCTGCCGAACATAGATACCCGGATCGTCGCCCTGTTCCGCCAGGGGCGTCCCATCTCGCCCCGGGGCACCACGGTGGTTGAGGCGGACGATGAGATCTACTTTGTCTGCTCCACCAGCCATATCCGTGCCGTGATCTCCGAGTTTCAACGGCTGGAGCGGGGCTACCGGCAGATCATGATCGTCGGGGGCGGCCATATAGGGGCCAACCTGGCCCATCTGCTGGAATCGCGCTACACGGTCAAGCTGATAGAGCAGGATCCCGACCGTAGCGAACTGCTCTCGGAGCAGCTGCAGAGCAGCACCATACTGTGTGGCGACGCGGCCGATCAGAGCCTGCTATCGGAGGAGCATATCGAGCAGGTGGATATGTTTATTGCGGTCACCAATCAGGATGAAGCCAACATCATGTCCTCGATGCTGGCGAAGAAAAACGGGGTACGCCGGGCGATCGCACTGATTCAGAACCAGGCCTACCTGCAGCTGGTCCAGGATGATGTCATCGATATCACCATCTCTCCACAGCAGGCAACCATCTCTGAGCTGCTCTCCCACGTGCGCCGGGCAGATATCGACGCTGTGTTTTCACTGCGAAACGGCACCGCCGAAGCCTTCGAGGCCGTTGCCCACGGTGATAGCAACACCTCCAAGGTGGTAGGCAGGGCGATCGGTAAAATCAAGCTTCCCCATGGGGCAACCATAGGTGCGGTGATCCGCCACAAGAAGGTGCTGATCGCCCATGATGACATCATCATTGAGCCGGAAGACAGACTATTGCTGTTTCTAATAGACTCAGGCTGCATCGCTGAGGTTGAGCAGCTGTTCCAGCCCAGTGCCCTGTATATCTAA